In Plasmodium gaboni strain SY75 chromosome 7, whole genome shotgun sequence, the following are encoded in one genomic region:
- a CDS encoding putative membrane protein (conserved Plasmodium membrane protein, unknown function~part of same gene as PGSY75_0703900A~gap found within coding sequence) — translation KVKKSDDSSDIYINNNKMLQSVYDSMKNSDMCDIYFNKESILLEYKYIYKKINVETMRNTKFLDIIKELIYYKIILEMYKLKEKRAEYNKEIICDEDLLMHSIGYNNNNNNNNNNNNINSFYNLNYDHHVDNSEHEMNYLNKINEVIYFFIPFNITDFLLKKITKRDKNILCNYFIISYLYYILEVFKCICKFVMFVDMFISVPDGINKKILLKSIKFDIKNNFYNIIYKYYIFDISYINMYISKDNMNDICLNKKSSVYEDNTYKGIYNKVMKKDDSGNNLYCDNINDDDDDYILNINMNDDIINYSIHKSEEDNEVLNSLYIFLNDMIVDKNNIFILHFKVLTNFINLFKECDVKKKLLYELYNKKKIIEINNFKIFYNINENVYKIFLNSFIDKYYVTVENYNFFDNLFYLFIYYKRNIIIYNEINNKEKCMKKILENEKYYKNIELLIYRFLSKTDFFDSSSLDELLLFFYLLRNINNFRHFVFVLSLFCRFFYLYKTKLKYVDMFNNISWGKKIKHNKKKSIQRSQMLYNQDGSIFFKMIICFFCAYNYDGFLSGVPILKIMKDEKEDPSLKKKKKSTNMKNYENVQNFQNGENIQNKKHINLPHDLHSSSHIWSYQINDVIYVYSYYLNYIKYVLLYNPYIYMNIKNKFKKKKSLEELFYMFTKKKEISFFQQSKENIYLCSGNNNIKDNNLNHDENEQNKDDTNNNIYITTYEEGNKIIDVCFNNFRLFQESIKIFLKEIKNLKKKKKKGNINITNNTSNYKMDIEEIYKNDQGQTFCFNFFFLKSDNNFEKIEKEKKFQNQHGIIHILNNCKNILNAYIIKNNDEFDLNEELVCWNADLIYHHMCNISSVVLNYFFILYTYLQSVGNKKEEEEKDNIDIDFNIFMYLIRKINDVLKFYMYSKYISKKYYNIKKEDPFQNERKDEEDYYYFNHMFILKNRRLKKRVFLLSLNILKSRWFIILFKCFINKYSTYKNVFEEFIYLYLSFLHNNINTFFRLIKKKTKTKWLVQKLLISIMIGIVLHDHIQDDEEVFKKKVCYIILSILKRLDEDERFIFFYLKQYKHLLNNEEYINIIDDNDAFYYSTCFCCNDKCQLLNCQEDNRNIIQKNENIFFEQFILYYIYKIRNEKLKRKKNSKNYIYDGHKMEEHVFCSSNIPLLINIIINKKNINDKIKILLNKLCNLYIRKCYNNNYIMNKDIIKKIIMERLSDKNNDILSFFRKKIKDDYIYLLEHKDIENDMYVFFIYNFLNTVDIKYLNNEKETINKDNYFVILFLLYLIGNKTKITPLENDINDINDINCINDINCINDISYLLLFKEYHNIWLLLNNIEYEQIYYLKKETFKKSFAEKCLDYIISAYKNAGQKNKLSFLLLVTINFKNKICLFIALSILFYFGDIINERKEIRKSLLKKYEDISIIRRICKVLFFYFYGYIYKYDKYKNFNSYQINVEENNNLNKYPNDEYIFKSYENITLFLFKRLFKSFLRYEEMSENVSDKNIDTYEEHIKGVENNKGEKKYMKNCQHNNNNITSSNNDSSSCSNSDNDEDGNKHLNIMRGSNTDINNYVGDSNKIKQNGNYIKKISKRRNDYHMLLLLLLNLLNKKIENNNHHNNNNNNNNNNNNNCYDNNYVDDQDVNNRAYMKKIEKYIYLHWKNILLFISFLNNNEIKLSNFYYENVMKKYIYIFIDHDLNMEKEENKKSHIIYKNKKRYILFYTYFLIYKFMKLKGLDFLSMIETFFKNELIEEFIVSILEEYGMMENEEKKRNENFLIFLLKLIKIFYSEWYNLYKDKYVKQEIYLKGLNINIFNALKRIYSYTMTNINIYIRNIFFVDLCNYLNFISLNNILDNKLIDEVLKFKEFNVNYDNNYNWLNMNTSMVNKTCLYFNFNENIYHMLQNGDETINNNNNNNDSIDSIDNNDNIDNIDNIDMIDNIDNNDNINDLKNCENGNYFFNNNYKNNMNKSGENEHFANSQMASSVENDEKYEYNNIKKDKEIYGRRSSRICLKSSGRYIYSILNQNNFIRKEVFYLAYKNRLNKNIYDYFFLLCVLVSKLFFVFILMSEKIRVFFYHFRLLYTYQKEEIFLNFDLLRMQEINRKIKNYIKRYPDIHFYIDYDNDENEKENRANGMYGNYINNDYNYMDNSYEENKKIKNGLDTKNNYDNSSVNVYLNNSKKIISYDEEKEHFHHLKKNQNYDMNCKFCIKFREIHKIGNTQRILNLYDKEEKTNIKNMIYYGKTIRTNLFLHSPYEYNIYKNCKTFINDEEYDNDDMHGSTNVLNNEYDDNNKMDDNNKIDGDGIEETKNMNRKKKKKNVDINKINGYCLIDEDELLYGRKLKENHFTKSYKRLLDIYSLSDVDFFGQWIKIFSMNGLKLLIFCLSSNDLIVRTISLKGLSIFFQLIENSFFLYKIRKKLLSFKKRNDIYKKDKDDNYYVNNNGIGVMNKLYESKKSIMKKRKLIIPFKELFYLYFFMKKLKYSVDPLTYYINPSISSYCFFFLNEVYKKHNIVNTLKNLIRSKTFSSIYFSYYYLNSLFNNNFDSLDIMNFFIMSNQGLHSTCYNSIGYLEGDIKNGDNNNDNNDDNNDDNNDDNNDDNNDDNNDDNNDDNNDDNNDDNYDNNNYDNYNVEERQFNNTIDRSYYATTNFTNRMMLENFDDEREDNNNNNNNYNYNYNNRDTYDNNDDNNMNYSFEKKDEYKEKLYLIKYNYRCTIKNIYHILNRNDVFQIYISIFFNNYINHNLLKRFLILLIYSSNVINMVGMYVDNVDEENNRCVEDKDYKNNLDDKQKKKKKKKENVDNNIISYNVEEKFNVIDFYIKNNLMMKLIIKDNIFLWLDLIMNKKLFSDVMSFHYPNSFVFPIINYYDLSYEHEKLYKRMIKENVRGEYMTNGRYIKKLYNKRIYNMKYVEENDICLYEKEEIIRTNNSDENKKCIIDKINEKTLLDDNNTVHMNKIKNKMYKYLEILIKKKYMMGYSFKESYNKTSEIFFCISLFVYNVVSNIFSPAIDYCDIFHKNILLDNEKKILKEFILINAHNIITSDKKIKNNIIINNNDNNNNNDNNNDNNNNSDNNNNNDNNNNNDKMEKNLHTYEIWNHWYNNFHKLYSFKIRCFLFIKKNEDEKKNINEHILKSSHMNIYDDLIQIIRNLIRALYYIFLNLYHKEYFYLFIYEEDIKKKEKKKNNTIHDIHYIYDKYNYYGSLKHNSIGDKIRHCKMFIKYIYLMFNILFNICSCIYDQGLRTDVVFKNIISTKVIVKDNFMNEKISVIINEIIIFFENIVILYNYLKYVNNYVCVKKNNFKFSVPHEKIEREKKKKNNNKKNNNKKNNNKKNNNKKNNKKNNKNNNKRNNKYNNNIDKMKILEYDEEQKTNITYAFKSYNVREKKDTMSSIELFHVRVHHKLIEQTCRNSANGSNYNLYKRIIRCVLYMLHKKCYKNSKYFYYVFINKLITIYHFLNEDYMSCKVYLYIYELYNIIKRDKMESLLNQIL, via the coding sequence TaaagtaaaaaaaagtgATGATTCTTcagatatatatataaacaataataaGATGTTACAAAGTGTATATGATTCGATGAAGAATAGTGACATGtgtgatatatattttaataaagagagtattttattagaatataaatatatatataaaaagataaatgTGGAGACAATGAGAAATACGAAATTTttagatataataaaagaattaatttattataaaataatattagaAATGTATAAGTTGAAAGAAAAACGTGctgaatataataaagaaataatatgtGATGAGGACCTTCTAATGCACTCCATAGGAtacaacaacaataataataataataataataataataatattaacagtttttataatttaaattatgatCACCATGTTGATAATTCAGAACATGAAATgaattatttgaataaGATAAATGaagttatatatttttttataccTTTCAATATAACAGAttttttgttaaaaaaaataaccaagagagataaaaatattttatgtaattattttattatttcatatctttattatatattagaagtatttaaatgtatatGTAAATTTGTGATGTTTGTAGATATGTTTATATCAGTTCCAGATggaataaataaaaagatattattGAAGAGTATCAAatttgatataaaaaataatttttataatataatttataagtattatatttttgacatatcttatataaatatgtatatatctaaagataatatgaatgatatatgtttaaataaaaaaagcAGTGTATATGAAGATAATACTTATAAGGGTATATATAACAAGGTGATGAAAAAGGATGATAGTGgtaataatttatattgtgataatattaatgatgatgatgatgattacatattaaatattaatatgaatgatgatataataaattatagTATACACAAGAGTGAAGAAGACAACGAGGTTTTAAAtagtttatatatttttttaaatgatatgatagttgataagaataatatatttattttacattttaaagttttaacaaattttattaatttatttaaagaatgtgatgtgaaaaagaaattattatatgaattatataataaaaagaagatTATTGAgattaataattttaagattttctataatataaatgaaaatgtatataaaatatttttgaataGTTTTATAGacaaatattatgtaactgttgaaaattataatttcttcgataatcttttttatctttttatatattataagagaaatataattatatataatgaaataaataataaagaaaaatgtatgaaaaaaattttggagaatgaaaaatattataagaatatagaattattaatatatagatTTTTAAGTAAAACAGATTTTTTTGATTCATCATCATTAGATGaattactattatttttttatcttttaagaaatataaataatttcagacattttgtttttgtgttgtctttattttgtagattcttttatttatataaaaccaagttaaaatatgtagatatgtttaataatatttcatggggcaaaaaaataaaacacaataaaaaaaaaagcatCCAACGTTCAcaaatgttatataatcaAGATGGTTCTATCTTTTTTAAGATgattatttgttttttctgTGCATACAATTATGATGGATTCTTAAGTGGCGTTCCAATATTAAAGATAATGAAGGACGAAAAAGAGGACCCCTCccttaaaaaaaaaaaaaagtcAACTAACatgaaaaattatgaaaatgttcaaaattttcaaaatggtgaaaatattcaaaataagAAACATATTAATTTACCTCACGATCTTCATAGTAGTAGTCATATTTGGTCCTACCAAATTAATGATgttatatatgtttattcATACTACTTGAATTATATCAAATATgttttgttatataatccatatatatatatgaacataaaaaataaatttaaaaaaaaaaaaagtcTAGAAGAACTGTTCTACATGTTcacaaaaaagaaagaaatCTCCTTTTTTCAACAGAGTAAAGagaatatatatctatgtagtggtaataataatataaaagataataatttaaatcATGATGAGAACgaacaaaataaagatGACACAAACaacaatatttatattacaacATATGAAGaaggaaataaaataatagatgtatgttttaataattttagATTGTTTCAAGaaagtataaaaatatttttaaaagaaataaaaaatttaaaaaaaaaaaaaaaaaaaggaaacataaatataacaaataatacttctaattataaaatggatatagaagaaatatataaaaatgacCAAGGACAAacattttgttttaattttttttttttaaaaagtgataataattttgaaaaaattgaaaaagaaaaaaaatttcaaaATCAACATGGcattatacatatattaaataattgtaagaatatattaaatgcatatataattaaaaataatgatgagTTTGATTTAAATGAAGAACTTGTATGTTGGAATGCCgatttaatatatcatcatatgtgtaatatttcttctgttgtattaaattatttttttattctatATACATATCTACAAAGTGTaggaaataaaaaggaagaagaagaaaaagataatatagacattgattttaatatatttatgtatttaataagaaaaataaatgatgttttaaaattttatatgtattcaaaatatataagtaaaaaatattataatataaaaaaggaagaTCCGTTTCAAAATGAAAGAAAAGATGAGGaagattattattattttaatcatatgtttatattaaaaaatagacgtttgaaaaaaagagtttttttattatcattaaatattttaaagaGTAGGTggtttattatattattcaaatgttttataaataaatattcaacttataaaaatgtgTTTGAAgagtttatatatttatatttgtcttttttacacaataatattaatacattttttcgtttaataaaaaaaaagacaaaAACTAAATGGTTAGTTCAAAAATTGTTGATAAGTATAATGATAGGTATTGTTTTACATGATCATATACAAGATGATGAGGaagtttttaaaaaaaaagtatgttatataatattgtcTATATTGAAAAGATTAGATGAGGATGAAAgatttattttcttttacttgaaacaatataaacacttattaaataatgaagaatatATCAACATTAttgatgataatgatgctttttattattctaCTTGTTTTTGTTGTAATGACAAATGCCAACTTTTAAACTGCCAAGAAGataatagaaatataatacaaaagaatgagaacattttttttgaacaatttattttatattatatatataagataagaaatgaaaaactaaaaagaaaaaaaaacagtaagaattatatatatgatggGCACAAAATGGAGGAACATGTTTTTTGTAGTAGTAATATACCTCTcttaattaatataattataaataaaaaaaatataaatgataaaataaaaatattattaaataaattatgtaacttatatattagaaaatgttataataataactatattatgaataaagatataataaaaaaaattattatggAAAGATTAAGTGATAAgaataatgatatattatctttttttagaaaaaaaattaaagatgattatatatatttattagaACATAAAGATATTGAAAATGACatgtatgtattttttatatataattttttaaatacggtggatattaaatatttgaaCAATGAAAAGGAAACAATAAATAAGGAcaattattttgttattttatttttattatatttaataggaaataaaacaaaaattactccattagaaaatgatattaatgatattaatgatattaattgtattaatgatattaattgtattaatgatataagTTATCTATTACTATTTAAAGAATATCATAACATATGGTTGTTATTAAACAATATAGAATAtgaacaaatatattatttaaaaaaagaaacatttaaaaaatcGTTTGCTGAAAAATGTTTGgattatattataagtGCATATAAAAACGCTGGacaaaaaaacaaattaagTTTCTTACTATTAGTAACAATAAAttttaagaataaaatatgtttatttattgcATTGTctattttgttttattttggagatataataaatgaaagaaaagaaatacGAAAGAGTCTGttgaaaaaatatgaagatATATCTATTATAAGAAGAATATGTAAggttctttttttttatttttatggttatatatacaaatatgataaatacaaaaatttCAATAGTTATCAAATAAATGTTGAGGAGAATAATAACTTAAACAAATATCCAaatgatgaatatatttttaaatcttatgaaaatataactctttttttatttaaaagattGTTCAAAAGTTTTTTACGATATGAAGAAATGAGTGAAAATGTAagtgataaaaatatagatacATATGAGGAGCATATAAAAGGTgtagaaaataataagggtgagaaaaaatatatgaaaaattgtcaacataataataataatattacatcATCAAATAATGATAGTAGTAGTTGTAGTAATAGCGACAATGATGAAGATGGCAATAAGCACTTAAATATTATGAGAGGATCTAATActgatataaataattatgttGGAGATTCAAACAAGATAAAACAGAATggaaattatataaaaaaaatttctaAAAGAAGGAATGATTATCAcatgttattattattattattaaatttattgAACAAAAAGATAGAGAATAACAACCACCACaataacaacaacaacaataataataataataataataattgttatgataataattatgtgGATGATCAAGATGTAAATAATAGGGCatatatgaagaaaatagAAAAGTATATATACCTACATTggaagaatatattattatttatttcatttttaaacaataatgaaattaaactatccaatttttattatgaaaatgtgatgaaaaaatatatatatatatttatagatCATGATTTGAATATggaaaaagaagaaaataaaaaaagtcatattatttataaaaacaaaaaaagatatattttattttatacttactttttaatatataaatttatgaAATTAAAAGGGTTAGATTTTTTATCTATGATTgaaacattttttaaaaatgagCTTATTGAAGAATTTATAGTATCTATATTGGAAGAATATGGAATGATggaaaatgaagaaaaaaaacgaaatgaaaattttttaatttttttattaaaattgataaaaatattttatagtGAGTGGTacaatttatataaagataaatatgtaaaacaagaaatttatttaaaaggattaaatattaacatatttaATGCATTGAAAAGAATTTATAGTTATACTATGAccaatataaatatatatataagaaatatattttttgtgGATCTATGTAATTATctaaattttatttctttaaacaatatattaGACAATAAATTAATCGATGAAgtattaaaatttaaagaatttaatgttaattatgataataattataactGGTTGAATATGAACACAAGTATGGTAAATAAAACATGTCTCTATTTTAATTTcaatgaaaatatatatcatatgtTACAAAATGGTGATGAAACgataaataataataataataataatgatagtATTGATAgtattgataataatgataatattgataatattgataatattgatatgattgataatattgataataatgataatattaatgatttaaaaaattgtGAAAATGgtaattattttttcaataataattataaaaataatatgaacaagTCAGGTGAAAACGAACATTTTGCAAATTCCCAAATGGCTAGCTCAGTAGAGaatgatgaaaaatatgaatataataacattaaAAAGGATAAGGAAATATATGGAAGACGTAGTAGTAGAATATGTTTAAAAAGTAGTGGTAGATATATATACAGTATATTAAATCagaataattttataagaaaagaggtattttatttagcttataaaaataggttaaataaaaatatatatgattatttctttttattgTGTGTATTGGTAAgtaaattattttttgtatttatattgatGTCAGAAAAGATTAGggtatttttttatcactTTAGGCTTTTATATACGTATCAAAAAGAAGagatatttttaaattttgaTTTGTTGAGGATGCAAGAAATTAATCGaaagataaaaaattatattaagAGATATCCTgatatacatttttatatagaTTATGACAATGATGAGAATGAAAAGGAGAATAGGGCGAATGGTATGTATggaaattatataaataatgattataattaCATGGATAATTCATATGAGgagaataaaaaaataaaaaacgGATTAGATACAAAGAACAATTATGATAATAGTAGTGttaatgtatatttaaataatagtaaaaagataatatcatatgatgaagaaaaagaacactttcatcatttaaaaaaaaatcagAACTATGATATGAATTGTAAATTTTGTATAAAATTTAGGGAGATACATAAAATTGGTAATACACAAAGGATATTGAATTTATATGACAAGGAAGAAAAGacaaatataaagaatatgatttattatGGAAAGACTATACGTACAAATTTGTTTTTACATAGTCcttatgaatataatatatataaaaattgtaaaacgtttattaatgatgaagaatatgataatgatgatatgCATGGATCAACAAATGTATTAAACAACGAGTATGATGATAACAATAAAATGGATGATAACAATAAAATTGATGGTGATGGTATTGAAGAAAcgaaaaatatgaataggaagaaaaaaaagaaaaatgtggatataaataaaataaatggATATTGCTTAATTGATGAAgatgaattattatatggaaggaaattaaaagaaaatcaTTTTACTAAGAGTTATAAAAGAttattagatatatattctttGAGTGATGTGGATTTTTTTGGTCAATGgattaaaatattttcaatgAACGGAttgaaattattaatattttgCTTAAGTAGTAATGATTTAATTGTTAGGACTATAAGTTTGAAAGgattatctatattttttcagTTGATTGAGAATtccttttttctttataaaataagaaaaaagtTATTATCTTTCAAAAAGAgaaatgatatatataaaaaagataaagatgataattattatgtgAATAATAATGGAATAGGTGTtatgaataaattatatgaatcTAAAAAGAgtataatgaaaaaaaggaaattaataataccttttaaagaattattttatttatatttttttatgaagaaattaaaatattcagTAGATCCtttaacatattatataaatccaagtatatcatcatattgtttttttttcttaaatgAGGTATATAAAAAGCACAATATTGTGAATACTTTGAAGAATTTGATTAGAAGTAAAActttttcttctatttatttttcttattattatttaaatagtttgtttaataataattttgattCATTGGACattatgaatttttttattatgtcGAATCAGGGGTTGCATTCGACGTGTTATAATAGTATAGGTTATCTGGAAGGCGATATTAAAAAtggtgataataataatgataataatgatgataataatgatgataataatgatgataataatgatgataataatgatgataataatgatgataataatgatgataataacgatgataataatgatgataattatgataataataattacGATAATTACAATGTAGAAGAAAGACAGTTTAATAACACTATTGATAGAAGTTATTATGCTACTACAAATTTTACTAATAGGATGATGCTTGAAAATTTTGATGATGAGAGGGAGGataacaacaacaacaacaacaactACAACTACAACTACAACAATAGGGACacatatgataataatgatgataataatatgaactATTCGTTTGAAAAGAAAGATgaatataaagaaaaattatatcttataaaatataattatagaTGCACCATAAAAAACATTTACCATATATTAAATCGAAATGATGTTTTtcaaatttatatttccatattttttaataattatataaatcataaCTTGTTAAAGAGatttttaatattacttatatattcaagcaatgtaataaatatggTTGGTATGTATGTTGATAATGTAGATGAGGAGAATAATCGTTGTGTGGAAGATAaagattataaaaataatttagatgataaacaaaagaaaaaaaaaaaaaaaaaagagaatgtagataataatataatttcatataatGTAGAAGAAAAATTCAATGTTATAGatttttacataaaaaataatttaatgatgaaattaattataaaagataatatatttttatggTTAGATTTaattatgaataaaaaacTTTTTTCAGATGTGATGTCATTTCATTATCCTAATTCTTTTGTATTTCctattataaattattatgatttatCATATGAGCATgagaaattatataaaaggaTGATCAAAGAAAATGTGAGAGGTGAATATATGACTAATGgaagatatataaaaaaattatataataagagaatatataatatgaaatatgttgaagaaaatgatatatgtttatatgaaaaagaagaaattataagaacaaataatagtgatgaaaataaaaaatgtattatagataaaataaatgagAAAACATTACTTGACGATAATAATACTGttcatatgaataaaataaagaacAAAATGTATAAGTATTTAGAAATTTTGATtaagaagaaatatatgatGGGTTATAGTTTTAAAGAAAGCTACAATAAAACATctgaaatatttttttgcATATCTTTATTTGTATACAATGTGgtatcaaatatattttctcCTGCTATAGATTATTGTGATATATTTcataagaatatattattagataatgaaaagaaaatattgaaagaattcattttaataaatgcacataatataataacatcagacaaaaaaataaaaaacaacATCATCATCAacaataatgataataataataataatgataataataatgataataataataatagtgataataataacaataatgataataataataataatgataagATGGAAAAAAACTTACATACTTATGAGATATGGAATCATTGGTATAATAACTTTcataaattatattcatttaaaataagatgttttttatttattaaaaaaaatgaagatgaaaaaaagaatataaatgaaCATATACTAAAATCTAGtcatatgaatatatatgatgacCTAATACAAATTATAAGAAACTTAATTAGGgcattatattatatctttttgaatttatatcataaggaatatttttatctctttatatatgaagaagatataaaaaaaaaagaaaaaaaaaaaaacaatacAATACATgatattcattatatatatgataaatataattattatggTTCTTTAAAACATAACAGTATAGGTGATAAAATAAGACATTGTAAAAtgtttattaaatatatatatcttatgtttaatattttatttaatatatgttctTGTATATATGATCAAGGATTAAGAACGGATGTggtttttaaaaatataataagcACAAAAGTTATAGTAAAAGATAATTTTATGAACGAAAAGATAAgtgtaataataaatgagattattattttttttgaaaatattgtaatcttatataattatttaaagtatgttaataattatgtgtgtgtaaaaaaaaataattttaaatttagCGTCCCACATGAAAAGATAGAAAGagagaagaaaaaaaaaaataataacaaaaaaaataataacaaaaaaaataataacaaaaaaaataataataaaaaaaataacaaaaaaaataataaaaataataataaaagaaataataaatataataataatattgataagATGAAGATATTAGAATATGATGAAGAACAGAAAACAAACATAACATATGCGTTTAAAAGTTACAATGTGAGAGAGAAGAAAGATACAATGTCATCTATTGAATTATTTCATGTACGTGTTCATCATAAGTTAATAGAACAAACGTGTAGAAATTCTGCGAATGGTTCgaattataatttatataagaGAATTATTAGGTGTGTGTTATATATGTTACATAAAAAGTGTTATAAGAATagtaaatatttttattacgtctttataaataaattaataacaatatatcattttttaaatgaagaTTATATGTCTTGTAAGgtgtatttatatatatatgaactatataatattataaaaagagaTAAAATGGAATCATTATTAAACCAGattctttaa